The DNA sequence ATCTTCCTTTCAAGCTCCCTTACGGTGGGGTTCTCCTCCCTGGAGTACTTCAGCTCGGAACCCCTGTCCGAGAGGCTGGGCTCCCCAGATGGGAGCGGATTATGAAAGGTGGCCGTCATATATATAGGAACCTCTACCGGTTGGAAGATAGGCATGGGGTGATCTAAGGATCCTCTACTTAAAAGTTTAAATAATAAATGATTCCTATAGGAATCATGCTCACGGAACTGAGCGGCATCGCCAGGGAGAGGAAATCGCTGGGATTGAGCCAGAGGGAGCTGGCGAGGATGGCTGGGGTAAGTCAATCGTTGATATCGAAGGTGGAGAGAGGTCAAGTCATTCCGAACTACGAGGTGGCCATGAGGATAATCAGAGCTCTAGAGATCGTCAGGGAACGGAAAGGTGTTCCTAAGGTGAAGGAGGTGATGAGCTGCCCTATAATAAGCGTTTCCCCCAAGGACAACTTGGCGAGGGTGATATCCCTGATGGTGGAGCATGGTATCTCCCAGTTACCCGTGATATCGGGCGATAGGGTCGTCGGCTCCCTGACCGAGGAATCGATAGTGAACAGGGTGGGCTCCATCTCGACTGAGACGCTCGTCGAGGACATCATGGGGAGTCCCTTCCCCATACTACCGGCCGACGCATCCGTATCCTTAGCTAGGGAAATCCTACGTTCCTATCCAGCGGTCCTGGTTCAAGAGAACGGGAGGGTAGTGGGCATAGTGACGAAATCGGATATACTCAGGAACCTCGAGAGGTTCTGAGGTTGGTAACGAGGAGGTAGGAGTATATAGCGAAGGCTTCGCCGATCGAGAACGCTATATCCAGCAGTGGGTAGCTCGAGAGCCACCTCGTCAGGAAGCCCTCCACTGTAGCGGAGTAGAGGAGCAGCAATATCGAGAAAGCAGCTAAGTTCACTGATCCCATCGCGACTTCCCTCGCGCGCGACCACCTCGCGTCACCCCTCAGCAGCTGCCCGAGGACCCTAAGCGAGATGGACGTGGAGATGAATATCGAGGTGAGCTCAGGTACTCCGTGAGGTAGTATGAGAAGCGCCACCTCCAAGGGATCGTGAAGGGAGGCTACCAACCCAACGAGTATGCCGTTGACGGCTAACGTCAAGAAGGGCATGAAGGCGAGGGGAGCCATCCCTAGGGTAGCTAGCACTACCCTCAGGTTATTCAGGAATATGATGCACGAGAGCACGAGTGGAGAGACCTCGGTCGGCGGTAGGTCCTTACCCAGCAGCTCCCTTATCAGCTCTTCCATCCACCCGGGTCTCAGGTAGTAAGCTGAGAGGGCTGGGATAGCGAAGAGGGACAGGGAGATGATGAAGTACCGAGCTGATCTCCTGAACTCCTCAGGGGCCCTCTTGAATATCGAATTAAGGTCCCCCATCCTCCTGGGTCTCCGGAAGAGGGCCCTTATTATCGCTGCCCTCTTCACCAATATCCTTCCACACTCACCACCGCACAGCTCAGCCGCCCTCTCGTATATCCTAGCGATGCCTTCAGCTCCCAGTAAGCTTAGCTGGAGGGATGGGTAGCTGAGGAAGTACGCAACTCTATTCAATACGCTCTCATCCTCGCCCCGCAGTACCTCTGCTACGCGATCCCTCATGGGAGACTCGACACTCCCTCCCTCGAACCTCTCAGGGAGGCTCTCCAGCTCGAGGAGGACAGCCCTAACTATGCTCTCCCTCAGTTCCTTAGAGAGTTGGGAGTCCCCTTCGGGTAGCTCTACCCTCAGGAAATCCCTAGACACTACTATAGTGCCTGCAAGAGCGTCACCGATCCTCCTCCTTCTCAGGATGAGGATCGGTAGGTAGAGAGTTAGCATATCCGAGAACCTGAACAGGTTCCTGATGAACGACTCGGCTAGGGAGGGGCCACTCATGCTGTTCAGGGAGATCACCCTGAGGTCGAGCAATCTCTTGCCCACCGTGGTCGATGTGAGGCCCTCCAGTAAGGTGAAGTAGAGCAGGAGGACCAGTGGGATAGTAGAGAGAATCAAGATAGGTCCTAATAACCCCTTAAATGATGAAGTGAAAGTTATCAAGAGGGTCAAAGGGAGCTGAATTGCCAGCACTATCAGTAGATCGATTAAATGGGCTACTGCTCTCTCGGAGACCCTCGAGGTCCTCAGGCCTATTAGGGGGTCCTCCGCGCCCGAGGTAGGTATCATAGTATCTCTAGGTATCATGGTATCTCACTGCTGAGCGCTGTGGAAGCGGAAAGATAAAATAGGATGCTTCCCCTTTAACTGCGATGAGCGGAAGGGCGAGGGTCATCGTATACTACACACCCGAGTGCCCCGCTGATGAGTTTCTGAGGGAGCTGAGGGAAGCCCTATCTGAGACGGAGGTACCTCACGAGATCGAGGAGGTCGTTTTGGCGAGCGATGATGAGGCTGCGGAGCATAAGGTACTGGGCGTACCCACCGTCAGGATAAACGGCGTAGACGTGGACCCGAACTTCGAGGATAAGGGCGTTTATAGGGCCGCGTGCACCAGGATATACAAGTGGGAGGGGCGGATGTACAACTACCCGCCCAGGGGGATGGTGGTGGATGCCCTGAGGAGGTTGGGGTTGCTGAACAAGTGAGGAAATCAAGATGACACTTGAACTCGAGAGGGAGATATTAAGTTACCTAGGATCCGAGGATCTCATCAGGGCATTCAAGTACCTGAGGGAAAACCCAAGGATCCTCGGTTTACTGGATATGTCTAACATAATCCTAGTCCATAGGCTCAAGTACAATGATCACGGTCTGACGCACGCTATGATAACGACCAGGAACTCGCTGAAGATACTCGATATCCTAGGTCACGAGGTCGTCGTCACGGAGGACTGGCGCGACTTCAACGACTCCAAGCTGATAGTGATGGTTGCGAGCTTCCTCCACGACATAGGCAATGCTGCCCACAGGGAGGAGCACGAGTTGCTCAGCGTCACCCTAGCTAAGTCCTTCGTCGATGAGGTCCTCCAGCAGTACTACGGGGATCCCTCGAAGGAGGTGAAGGTGGCCAGCATGATATTCGAAGCAATGATCTGCCACATGGGGAGGTTCCAGCCCACTAGTATCGAAGCGGGTATAGTTGCCACGGCTGATGGTTGCGATATGGAGAAGGAGAGGGCCAGACTCCCGTTCCAGCTCGGTCGGCATGACATACACAAGTTCTCAGCCCTAGCCGTTGAGGAGGTGAGGATAAGCAGGGGGAGGGAGAAGCCGCTGAGGATCACCGTGGGCATGAGCGATCCGAGCGGAACCTTTCAGATAGAGGAGATACTCCTCAGGAAGATAAGGGGGGCTAACTTCGAGAGGTTCGTCGAGGTTTACGCGGAGATACGGGGGATGGGGGAGATAAGGTTCATATAAAAAATCACATCAGATGAAGAGGACTATAGCGTCCTCACTAGCCATCTCCAGGAAGGTGGTCGCTCCCACTATGTCATCGACCTCATCTATCAAGTGCTCCCTCCTGAGTCCCATGAGTTCGACGGTGTTGGAGCAAGCGTAGAACTTGACACCGAGCTCCTTGCAATCCTTTATCATCTCCCTCACCGTAGGCATCTTAATACCCTCAATCCTCCTCTTCATCATGCCCGTCACTAGCGATGTCATCCCGGGTAACACGCCGAGTATGTTAGGCATCCCCAGGGCCGGGTTACCAACTGGGGATATCTTGAGCTTATCGATGGTATCCTTCCTTATAATATTGAGTCCCCAGAAGGTGAAGAACACCGCTACCTCCAAACCCATGGCCGCCCCGACCTGAGCCAGTATCAGCGGGGGATAGGCCATATCCAGGGTCCCCTTGCTGGCTATTATCAGGAGTCTCCTCGCCTTAGCCATATGAACACCCAGTCTTAACCTATGATTCGAGAATTAAGCTTTCCTAGCGCAATTGTACAGATGATACCCGCGCTCGGTATGTGACAGGTCGATCCGGAAGGACGCGCTCGCAACGCCCAATACGGGCGATCGATCGTTGCCCCGCTGCTCTAGATGGGGGAGGATGAAAGTCTATGAATTTCACAACGGCTTCAGGGATCCTAGCGGATTTCCGCATCACCAGTAGCTCCTCG is a window from the Candidatus Korarchaeum sp. genome containing:
- a CDS encoding CBS domain-containing protein, with protein sequence MLTELSGIARERKSLGLSQRELARMAGVSQSLISKVERGQVIPNYEVAMRIIRALEIVRERKGVPKVKEVMSCPIISVSPKDNLARVISLMVEHGISQLPVISGDRVVGSLTEESIVNRVGSISTETLVEDIMGSPFPILPADASVSLAREILRSYPAVLVQENGRVVGIVTKSDILRNLERF
- a CDS encoding stage II sporulation protein M, yielding MIPRDTMIPTSGAEDPLIGLRTSRVSERAVAHLIDLLIVLAIQLPLTLLITFTSSFKGLLGPILILSTIPLVLLLYFTLLEGLTSTTVGKRLLDLRVISLNSMSGPSLAESFIRNLFRFSDMLTLYLPILILRRRRIGDALAGTIVVSRDFLRVELPEGDSQLSKELRESIVRAVLLELESLPERFEGGSVESPMRDRVAEVLRGEDESVLNRVAYFLSYPSLQLSLLGAEGIARIYERAAELCGGECGRILVKRAAIIRALFRRPRRMGDLNSIFKRAPEEFRRSARYFIISLSLFAIPALSAYYLRPGWMEELIRELLGKDLPPTEVSPLVLSCIIFLNNLRVVLATLGMAPLAFMPFLTLAVNGILVGLVASLHDPLEVALLILPHGVPELTSIFISTSISLRVLGQLLRGDARWSRAREVAMGSVNLAAFSILLLLYSATVEGFLTRWLSSYPLLDIAFSIGEAFAIYSYLLVTNLRTSRGS
- a CDS encoding HD domain-containing protein, coding for MTLELEREILSYLGSEDLIRAFKYLRENPRILGLLDMSNIILVHRLKYNDHGLTHAMITTRNSLKILDILGHEVVVTEDWRDFNDSKLIVMVASFLHDIGNAAHREEHELLSVTLAKSFVDEVLQQYYGDPSKEVKVASMIFEAMICHMGRFQPTSIEAGIVATADGCDMEKERARLPFQLGRHDIHKFSALAVEEVRISRGREKPLRITVGMSDPSGTFQIEEILLRKIRGANFERFVEVYAEIRGMGEIRFI
- a CDS encoding DsrE/DsrF/DrsH-like family protein, which encodes MAKARRLLIIASKGTLDMAYPPLILAQVGAAMGLEVAVFFTFWGLNIIRKDTIDKLKISPVGNPALGMPNILGVLPGMTSLVTGMMKRRIEGIKMPTVREMIKDCKELGVKFYACSNTVELMGLRREHLIDEVDDIVGATTFLEMASEDAIVLFI